Proteins co-encoded in one Marinomonas sp. IMCC 4694 genomic window:
- a CDS encoding DMT family transporter: protein MLRYYVALLVLGSIWGSNFIFMKWSTELISPMQTVMLRVLSGFIPLLIVALYRRQIHTGQLKYLLHFAVMSVLATTFYYYGFVAGTALIPTSIAGLLSGTIPIFTFICAFLFLRQDRPTFQMLLGVMVGFIGIVISTKPWEGAEGVNVVGVLWMLAGTTSLGISFVYAQRQLSSLKLPPVALATWQTGCASLTLLVLTDFSGITNVAADLKTLLGLVIGLGIFGTGGAFFLYYYVIEKLGSVKASGGTYIAPVVAVVIGAFVGEKMDASIALALILILGGVILIQTGKHKTPRPVDSPVHSASID from the coding sequence ATGTTGAGATACTATGTTGCATTGCTGGTTTTGGGCAGTATTTGGGGATCTAATTTTATTTTCATGAAATGGTCCACTGAGCTTATTTCCCCTATGCAGACCGTCATGCTCCGCGTTTTATCGGGCTTTATTCCTTTGCTCATCGTCGCGCTTTACCGCCGGCAAATCCACACCGGCCAGTTGAAATATTTGCTTCATTTCGCCGTCATGTCTGTCTTAGCAACGACGTTCTACTACTACGGCTTTGTGGCCGGCACCGCTTTAATACCAACAAGCATTGCTGGGTTGTTAAGTGGCACCATTCCTATTTTTACTTTTATCTGTGCATTTTTGTTTTTACGCCAAGATCGCCCCACATTTCAAATGCTGCTTGGGGTCATGGTGGGGTTTATCGGTATCGTTATCAGTACCAAACCATGGGAAGGCGCGGAAGGCGTTAATGTCGTCGGTGTGCTATGGATGTTAGCCGGCACCACCAGCCTAGGCATCTCGTTCGTGTATGCACAGCGCCAACTGTCCTCATTAAAACTGCCGCCAGTCGCTTTAGCCACTTGGCAAACAGGCTGCGCGTCACTGACGCTGCTGGTGCTAACCGATTTTAGTGGCATCACCAATGTCGCTGCGGATCTAAAAACCCTACTAGGATTGGTGATCGGACTGGGTATTTTTGGCACCGGAGGGGCTTTCTTTCTTTACTACTATGTTATTGAAAAACTGGGCTCGGTCAAAGCTTCAGGAGGCACTTACATTGCACCAGTGGTCGCGGTGGTTATTGGCGCTTTTGTGGGTGAAAAGATGGATGCCTCTATTGCACTGGCATTGATATTGATTCTAGGCGGCGTGATTTTGATTCAGACAGGAAAGCACAAAACGCCGCGTCCAGTAGACTCCCCAGTCCATTCAGCTTCCATTGATTAA
- a CDS encoding LysR substrate-binding domain-containing protein: protein MSLPRRKLPPLNALRAFEVAGRCLSFRTAAQELGVTQGAVAQQVRALEAHLGQTLFQRLPRGLALTTQGALYLVSMTHAFEVMGEATHAIQSRPNIVTISVTPTFAAKVLIPRLSELTASMPGIELRTVATESVSDFDRDQVDIAIRLTRNTFPAHLEAARLFPQQLIAVASPLLFTNRAPPLSLAQLTEFPILIDAHNHWPTFCDTTEKLTGATFNQTTLAIDAALAGQGIALACFAFVEKDIKAGRLVPVFEKTVTVEPDYYLVRKRSRSPHPTVDAVWTWCQKELTRL from the coding sequence ATGAGCTTACCACGCAGAAAATTGCCCCCATTAAATGCGCTACGGGCGTTTGAAGTGGCAGGAAGATGCTTGAGCTTTCGAACGGCGGCGCAAGAACTGGGTGTCACTCAAGGGGCGGTTGCTCAGCAAGTTCGAGCCTTAGAAGCGCATTTGGGGCAAACGCTTTTTCAACGTTTGCCCCGTGGCTTGGCTTTAACAACGCAGGGCGCTCTTTATTTGGTCAGCATGACGCACGCATTCGAGGTGATGGGTGAAGCGACCCATGCCATTCAGTCGCGTCCCAATATTGTGACGATCAGCGTTACGCCGACTTTTGCGGCAAAAGTGCTTATTCCACGCTTGAGTGAACTGACCGCTTCGATGCCTGGAATAGAGCTGCGTACTGTCGCGACCGAATCGGTGTCGGATTTCGATAGGGATCAGGTCGACATCGCAATACGACTTACGCGCAATACCTTTCCTGCTCATTTGGAAGCCGCGCGGTTGTTTCCGCAACAACTCATAGCCGTTGCCAGCCCGTTATTGTTTACGAATCGAGCACCACCGCTTTCGTTGGCGCAGTTGACAGAATTTCCTATTTTAATCGATGCGCACAATCACTGGCCGACCTTTTGCGATACCACCGAAAAACTCACCGGGGCCACGTTTAATCAGACGACATTGGCGATTGATGCGGCGCTTGCGGGTCAAGGCATTGCCCTTGCCTGCTTCGCTTTTGTCGAAAAAGACATTAAAGCTGGGCGACTTGTCCCCGTTTTTGAAAAGACAGTCACGGTTGAGCCAGATTACTATTTGGTGCGAAAACGAAGCCGGTCACCACATCCTACCGTTGACGCTGTTTGGACGTGGTGCCAGAAAGAATTAACTCGACTTTAA
- the hutG gene encoding N-formylglutamate deformylase, whose protein sequence is MSQIGLPVPAFDFKQGDSPLLVSMPHSGLNLTSEVQAGLSDQAKKLPDTDWFIPELYDFLESLGVGFIKANYSRYVIDLNRPYDDKPLYATKTTGLFPDILFDESPIFIDGKAPSDEHKALCKEHIWKPYHGTIEQELARLKAKFGYAILFDAHSIAAQVPMLFDGTLPDFNWGTNAGESCDSAIASIVTQVLRPHYTQVVNGRFKGGYITRHFGQPSEGIHAIQLELSQATYLNDEMAKRAEYQLDDSKLPFIKQQLKDVIEACQHVRF, encoded by the coding sequence ATGAGCCAAATAGGGTTGCCCGTGCCAGCGTTCGACTTCAAACAAGGCGATTCGCCCTTGTTGGTGAGTATGCCGCATTCTGGTCTGAATCTAACGTCAGAAGTGCAAGCGGGCTTGTCGGATCAGGCCAAAAAACTGCCTGATACGGATTGGTTTATTCCCGAACTTTATGACTTTTTAGAATCATTGGGCGTGGGATTTATCAAGGCAAACTATTCGCGTTATGTGATCGATCTTAATCGACCTTATGATGACAAACCGCTGTACGCGACCAAAACCACAGGCTTGTTTCCGGACATTCTCTTCGACGAAAGCCCGATTTTTATCGATGGGAAAGCGCCAAGCGACGAACACAAAGCCTTGTGTAAGGAGCACATTTGGAAGCCCTATCACGGCACTATTGAGCAAGAACTCGCGCGATTAAAAGCCAAGTTTGGCTACGCGATTTTGTTTGATGCACACAGTATCGCGGCACAAGTCCCGATGTTATTTGACGGCACATTGCCCGACTTTAATTGGGGTACAAATGCCGGCGAATCTTGCGATTCAGCCATCGCCAGCATCGTGACTCAAGTACTGCGCCCCCACTATACACAAGTCGTGAATGGGCGATTTAAAGGCGGCTACATCACCCGCCACTTCGGCCAACCGAGCGAGGGTATTCACGCCATCCAGCTTGAACTTTCCCAAGCGACGTATTTAAACGATGAGATGGCGAAACGCGCTGAATACCAACTGGATGACAGCAAATTACCCTTTATCAAGCAGCAACTGAAAGACGTGATAGAAGCCTGCCAGCACGTTCGTTTTTAG
- the hutI gene encoding imidazolonepropionase encodes MTNNTPLRLDSLWRGAHVATMKNGRYSVIENAAIGVSGGRIVWIGEAASLPAYQAQQEHDVQGGWITPGLIDCHTHLVFGGNRAGEFEQRLNGVSYQDIAKQGGGIASSVKATRNASEAELVASASRRLKSLMADGVTTVEIKSGYGLSLDSELKMLRVATELGHQFPVTIKRTCLAAHAMPPEFDDKDRYIDYLCDTVLPKLVTLGMADAVDAFCEGIAFSTDQVERYFRAAKSLGLPVKIHAEQLSSLGGTRMAASFQALSADHIEFIEATDVKAMAASGTVAVLLPGAFFTLKETQRPPIALLRQYDVPMAIATDANPGTSPALSLRLMMNMACTLFALTPEESLAGATIHAAKALGMSDTHGSLEVGKVADFVCWDVESPGELSYWLGGNLVKARVHEGKRH; translated from the coding sequence ATGACAAACAATACGCCATTACGACTCGACAGCCTGTGGCGTGGCGCGCATGTGGCGACCATGAAAAACGGTCGCTACAGCGTGATCGAAAATGCCGCCATTGGCGTATCGGGTGGCCGTATCGTTTGGATTGGCGAAGCGGCCAGCTTGCCAGCGTATCAGGCTCAGCAAGAGCATGATGTGCAAGGCGGTTGGATCACGCCGGGTTTGATCGATTGCCACACGCACTTGGTGTTTGGTGGTAACCGAGCGGGGGAATTCGAGCAGCGTTTGAATGGCGTGAGTTATCAAGACATCGCCAAGCAGGGCGGCGGCATTGCCTCGTCGGTGAAAGCAACACGCAACGCCAGCGAAGCAGAATTAGTCGCCAGTGCATCTCGCCGTTTAAAAAGCCTGATGGCCGATGGCGTGACGACCGTCGAGATCAAATCGGGTTACGGTTTGTCCCTCGATAGTGAACTCAAGATGCTGCGCGTCGCCACCGAATTGGGCCATCAATTTCCTGTCACCATTAAGCGGACTTGCTTGGCGGCTCACGCGATGCCACCGGAATTTGACGACAAAGATCGCTACATTGATTACTTGTGCGATACAGTATTGCCAAAGCTGGTGACGCTTGGCATGGCCGATGCGGTCGATGCGTTTTGTGAAGGCATTGCGTTTAGTACGGATCAGGTTGAGCGTTATTTTCGTGCAGCCAAGTCGCTCGGGTTGCCAGTGAAAATACACGCGGAACAGTTATCGTCTTTAGGTGGCACTCGCATGGCGGCGTCGTTCCAAGCCTTGTCGGCGGATCATATTGAGTTCATTGAAGCAACGGATGTAAAAGCCATGGCTGCGTCCGGCACGGTGGCCGTGTTATTGCCGGGTGCGTTTTTCACCCTAAAAGAAACGCAACGTCCGCCGATTGCTTTGTTGCGCCAGTATGACGTACCAATGGCGATTGCCACGGATGCCAACCCCGGAACCTCGCCTGCGTTATCGCTTCGATTGATGATGAACATGGCGTGTACCTTGTTCGCACTGACGCCAGAAGAGTCTTTGGCTGGCGCGACCATTCATGCGGCAAAAGCGCTGGGAATGAGCGATACTCATGGTAGTTTGGAAGTCGGCAAAGTCGCTGATTTTGTGTGCTGGGACGTAGAAAGCCCAGGAGAACTCAGCTATTGGCTGGGTGGAAACTTGGTAAAAGCCAGAGTCCATGAAGGTAAACGGCATTGA
- the hutH gene encoding histidine ammonia-lyase, with product MFELMIKPGQLSLNELRQISRRHVKLSLDKSAIPAIHASTQVVNDVIAENRTVYGINTGFGLLANTRIAPEDLDELQRSIVLSHAAGIGQLMEDNTVKLIMALKVNSLARGFSGIRLEVIEALLTLINKEVYPCIPKKGSVGASGDLAPLAHMSTILLGEGKARYRGEVISGQAALSIAGLEPITLAPKEGLALLNGTQASTAFALEGLFEAEDLFASAIVCGSLSVEAALGSRSPFDARIHEVRGHKTQIDAAAAYRHLLGETSELGDSHQGCEKVQDPYSLRCQPQVMGACLEQIRSTSSVLCVEANSVSDNPLVFAAEGDIISGGNFHAEPVAMAADNLALAIAEIGSLSERRMALLIDSSLSKLPPFLVDNGGVNSGFMIAQVTAAALASENKSYAHPASVDSLPTSANQEDHVSMATFAARRLKDMAENTRGILAVEILSAVQGLDFRAPLKSTPRLENARATLRARVPFYDKDRYFATDIEKANDLLLEAVHNDTMPEGLLPSIK from the coding sequence ATGTTTGAATTAATGATTAAACCAGGCCAATTGAGCCTAAACGAATTGCGTCAAATCAGCCGTCGTCACGTTAAATTGAGCTTAGACAAAAGTGCGATTCCAGCGATTCACGCCAGCACACAAGTGGTTAACGATGTGATTGCAGAAAACCGCACGGTTTACGGTATTAACACCGGTTTTGGCTTGTTGGCGAATACGCGCATTGCGCCAGAAGATTTGGACGAGCTACAACGCAGTATTGTCTTGTCTCACGCCGCCGGCATTGGTCAATTAATGGAAGACAACACCGTTAAACTGATCATGGCGCTGAAGGTCAACAGTCTTGCGCGTGGTTTTTCTGGCATTCGCTTAGAAGTGATCGAAGCCTTGCTAACGCTGATCAACAAAGAAGTGTATCCGTGCATTCCGAAAAAAGGCTCCGTGGGCGCGTCTGGCGATTTAGCGCCTTTGGCACACATGAGTACGATTTTGTTGGGTGAAGGCAAAGCGCGTTACCGAGGCGAAGTGATTTCGGGTCAAGCGGCTTTGTCTATTGCAGGATTAGAGCCCATTACCTTGGCGCCAAAAGAAGGCTTGGCGCTATTAAACGGCACGCAAGCCTCTACCGCTTTTGCTTTGGAAGGTTTGTTTGAAGCAGAAGACTTGTTCGCATCGGCCATTGTTTGTGGTTCCTTGTCGGTGGAAGCCGCATTGGGCAGCCGCAGTCCGTTTGATGCTCGAATTCATGAAGTGCGTGGTCACAAAACACAAATCGACGCGGCCGCGGCGTACCGTCATTTATTGGGTGAAACCAGCGAACTGGGCGATTCTCACCAAGGTTGTGAGAAGGTACAAGACCCTTATTCTCTGCGCTGTCAGCCACAAGTTATGGGCGCGTGTTTGGAGCAAATCCGAAGCACGTCGAGCGTATTGTGCGTGGAAGCAAATTCCGTGTCCGATAATCCATTGGTCTTTGCGGCTGAAGGCGACATCATTTCTGGCGGCAACTTCCATGCCGAGCCCGTTGCCATGGCGGCGGACAATTTGGCCTTGGCGATTGCAGAAATCGGCAGCTTGTCAGAACGTCGTATGGCGTTATTGATCGACAGCAGTTTAAGTAAATTACCACCATTTTTGGTGGATAACGGCGGCGTGAACTCTGGCTTCATGATCGCGCAAGTCACCGCCGCAGCCTTGGCGAGCGAGAACAAAAGCTACGCGCACCCCGCGTCTGTAGACAGTTTACCAACGTCGGCGAACCAAGAAGACCATGTTTCCATGGCAACCTTTGCCGCGCGCCGTTTGAAGGACATGGCAGAAAACACACGCGGTATTTTGGCAGTGGAAATTCTGTCAGCGGTACAAGGCTTGGACTTCCGCGCACCGCTGAAATCGACGCCGCGCTTAGAAAATGCGCGTGCGACATTGCGTGCTCGCGTGCCGTTTTATGACAAAGACCGTTACTTCGCGACGGACATCGAGAAAGCCAATGACTTGTTGTTGGAAGCGGTACACAACGACACCATGCCAGAAGGGCTATTGCCTAGTATTAAATAG
- the hutU gene encoding urocanate hydratase: MTKQTLAQKRYRAGEVKAATGTKLTAKSWFTEAPMRMLMNNLDPEVAENPEELVVYGGIGRAARDWECYDKIVESLKELEDDETLLVQSGKPVGVFKTHSNAPRVLIANSNLVPHWANWEHFNELDAKGLAMYGQMTAGSWIYIGSQGIVQGTYETFVEAGRQHYDGKLAGRWVLTAGLGGMGGAQPLAATLAGACSLNIECQQSRIDFRLKTRYVDEQATDLDDALARIKKYTDAGEAVSIALCGNAADILPEMVKRGIRPDMVTDQTSAHDPLNGYLPSGMSWEEYREKAQTQPKEIVTLAKQSMAKHVQAMLDFQKMGVPTFDYGNNIRQMAMEEGVENAFDFPGFVPAYIRPLFCRGIGPFRWAALSGDPEDIYKTDAKVKEVIADDAHLHHWLDMARERIQFQGLPARICWVGLGQRAKLGLAFNEMVRSGELSAPIVIGRDHLDSGSVASPNRETEGMKDGSDAVSDWPLLNALLNTASGATWVSLHHGGGVGMGFSQHSGMVIVCDGSDDAAERIARVLHNDPATGVMRHADAGYDIAIDCAKEQGLNLPMALKK, encoded by the coding sequence ATGACAAAACAAACGCTTGCTCAAAAACGTTACCGTGCCGGTGAAGTGAAAGCCGCGACTGGCACCAAGCTCACGGCGAAATCTTGGTTCACCGAAGCGCCTATGCGCATGTTGATGAACAACCTTGACCCTGAAGTAGCCGAAAACCCAGAAGAATTGGTGGTTTACGGCGGTATCGGCCGTGCAGCGCGTGATTGGGAATGTTATGACAAGATCGTTGAGTCGCTTAAAGAATTAGAAGACGACGAAACCTTATTGGTTCAGTCTGGCAAACCCGTAGGCGTTTTCAAAACCCACAGCAACGCGCCTCGAGTCTTAATCGCGAACTCCAACCTAGTGCCACATTGGGCGAACTGGGAACATTTTAACGAATTGGATGCCAAAGGCTTGGCGATGTACGGCCAAATGACAGCGGGTTCTTGGATCTACATTGGTAGCCAAGGAATAGTGCAAGGCACTTACGAAACCTTCGTTGAAGCCGGTCGCCAACATTACGACGGCAAGTTGGCAGGACGTTGGGTATTAACCGCGGGTCTTGGCGGCATGGGCGGTGCTCAGCCTCTTGCCGCCACTTTGGCGGGCGCGTGTTCATTGAACATTGAATGTCAGCAAAGTCGCATCGATTTCCGTTTGAAAACGCGTTATGTAGATGAACAAGCGACGGATTTAGACGACGCCCTAGCGCGCATTAAAAAATACACAGACGCAGGCGAAGCAGTGTCGATTGCCTTGTGTGGCAACGCCGCCGACATTCTGCCAGAAATGGTAAAGCGTGGCATTCGCCCAGACATGGTCACCGACCAAACGTCGGCGCATGATCCTCTAAATGGTTACTTACCGAGCGGCATGAGCTGGGAGGAATACCGCGAGAAAGCACAAACGCAGCCGAAAGAAATCGTTACGTTGGCGAAACAATCCATGGCGAAACACGTTCAGGCCATGTTGGACTTCCAAAAAATGGGCGTACCGACGTTTGATTACGGCAACAATATTCGTCAAATGGCGATGGAAGAAGGCGTGGAAAATGCCTTTGATTTCCCCGGTTTTGTGCCTGCGTACATTCGTCCTTTGTTCTGTCGTGGCATCGGACCTTTCCGTTGGGCCGCGCTGTCTGGTGATCCAGAAGACATTTACAAAACCGATGCGAAAGTAAAAGAAGTCATCGCCGACGATGCGCATTTACATCATTGGTTGGACATGGCGCGTGAGCGTATTCAGTTCCAAGGCTTGCCAGCACGTATTTGTTGGGTCGGTCTTGGTCAACGTGCCAAACTCGGCCTAGCGTTTAACGAAATGGTGCGCAGCGGCGAATTGTCGGCTCCGATTGTGATTGGTCGAGATCATTTAGATTCTGGCTCGGTGGCGAGTCCAAACCGTGAAACCGAAGGCATGAAAGACGGCTCCGATGCCGTATCCGATTGGCCATTATTGAACGCTTTATTGAACACAGCGTCTGGTGCGACTTGGGTATCGTTGCACCACGGCGGCGGCGTAGGCATGGGCTTTTCTCAGCATTCCGGCATGGTGATTGTGTGTGATGGCAGTGACGATGCAGCAGAACGTATTGCGCGTGTTCTTCATAATGACCCAGCGACAGGCGTGATGCGTCATGCGGATGCGGGTTATGACATTGCCATTGATTGTGCGAAAGAGCAGGGGTTAAATTTGCCTATGGCGCTTAAGAAATAA
- a CDS encoding formimidoylglutamate deiminase, which produces MSSLNRMSSETHHYYAERALLASGWADNVLFSVKDGQFLSFEANSKPMPDCHLLSGPVLPTVANLHSHAFQRVMAGAAEVSLNPSDSFWSWRDLMYKIVQKLTPEDVNIIAKQLYIDMLKAGYTQVGEFHYLHHGAKGQPYQQRSEMSSQMIAAANDSGIGLTLLPVLYSHSGFGGQAPNAGQARFIHSTDSYLALHQECHDQLVNHPRHTLGICFHSLRAVTKPQIDTVLHSLAKDCPVHIHIAEQQKEVQDSITFSGQRPVEWLHNEIGLNERWCLVHATHLTDEERQAIATSQAVAGLCPTTEANLGDGIFPGVAFEQENGRWGIGSDSHVSLSIVEELRTLEYSQRLRDQQRNRLHRPAQNSVGDNLFQQAVLGGNQACGVSLGLSQGNRADFMVLDSANPFIAASESKDLLNRWLFATNENLIKDVFVAGNHTIKNFRHQQEESSRLAFTQVIKKAMNHA; this is translated from the coding sequence GTGAGCAGCCTTAACCGAATGAGTTCCGAGACACACCACTATTACGCTGAACGCGCGTTACTGGCTTCTGGCTGGGCTGACAACGTGCTTTTTTCGGTAAAAGACGGTCAATTCCTCTCTTTTGAAGCCAACAGTAAACCCATGCCAGACTGCCATCTTTTATCTGGCCCAGTATTACCGACCGTCGCCAACCTGCACTCCCATGCTTTTCAACGCGTGATGGCGGGCGCAGCAGAAGTGAGCTTGAACCCAAGCGACAGCTTCTGGAGTTGGCGCGACTTAATGTACAAAATCGTGCAAAAGCTCACGCCAGAGGATGTGAACATCATCGCCAAACAGCTTTATATCGACATGCTCAAAGCCGGTTATACACAAGTAGGGGAGTTTCATTATTTGCATCACGGTGCAAAAGGTCAGCCTTATCAACAGCGAAGCGAAATGTCGAGCCAGATGATCGCCGCGGCCAATGATTCGGGCATTGGTTTAACCTTATTGCCTGTGCTGTATTCCCATTCTGGTTTTGGCGGACAAGCGCCCAACGCAGGCCAAGCGCGTTTCATTCATTCCACCGATTCTTACTTAGCGCTTCATCAAGAATGCCACGACCAATTAGTAAATCACCCACGCCATACACTGGGTATTTGCTTTCATTCTTTACGCGCAGTGACCAAGCCGCAAATTGACACCGTATTGCACTCCCTTGCTAAAGATTGCCCTGTTCACATTCATATCGCGGAACAGCAAAAAGAAGTGCAAGACAGCATCACCTTCAGCGGCCAACGTCCTGTGGAATGGCTGCATAATGAAATCGGCTTGAATGAGCGCTGGTGCTTGGTTCACGCTACTCATCTAACGGATGAAGAACGCCAAGCCATTGCGACCAGCCAAGCCGTCGCTGGACTTTGCCCGACGACAGAAGCGAATTTAGGTGATGGCATTTTCCCAGGTGTGGCCTTCGAGCAAGAAAACGGCCGTTGGGGCATTGGCTCCGACAGCCATGTGAGCCTTTCGATTGTTGAGGAGTTACGCACACTGGAATACAGCCAACGCCTACGCGATCAACAACGCAATCGTTTGCATCGCCCTGCGCAAAATAGTGTAGGCGATAACCTCTTCCAGCAAGCCGTACTGGGCGGCAATCAGGCTTGCGGCGTGTCATTGGGATTAAGCCAAGGCAACCGCGCCGACTTTATGGTGTTAGACAGCGCAAACCCCTTTATCGCCGCGAGCGAATCGAAAGACCTGCTCAATCGTTGGCTGTTCGCGACAAATGAAAACCTCATTAAAGACGTCTTCGTTGCCGGCAACCACACCATCAAAAACTTCCGCCACCAGCAAGAAGAAAGCAGCCGTTTGGCCTTCACTCAAGTCATCAAAAAGGCCATGAACCATGCCTAA
- a CDS encoding HutD family protein, with protein MPNVIIIKPAQYQRMPWKNGLGETLEIQKMEDDQGLRFRISQASVKADGVFSNFAGLHRTLVLLSGNGMTLAHSGKHTSVLNNPLDIARFSGGDETHATLHNGTIEDLNIMVRNSDTHAKVEAYTAPCSFSFSNNDTLFSGFYASEDSVIEMENAEAVTIKAHSMVTFSQNAKATLTQGRGVLVCISG; from the coding sequence ATGCCTAACGTTATCATCATCAAACCAGCACAATACCAGCGAATGCCATGGAAAAATGGCCTTGGAGAAACTCTAGAGATTCAAAAAATGGAAGACGATCAAGGATTACGCTTTCGCATCAGCCAAGCGTCGGTCAAAGCAGACGGCGTCTTTTCAAATTTTGCTGGATTGCATCGCACCTTGGTGTTGCTGTCTGGTAACGGCATGACGCTGGCACATTCCGGCAAACACACCAGCGTATTAAACAATCCATTAGACATAGCGCGCTTTTCAGGCGGTGATGAAACGCACGCCACCTTGCACAACGGCACCATTGAAGACCTGAACATCATGGTGCGAAACAGCGACACCCACGCCAAGGTGGAGGCATACACAGCGCCCTGCTCGTTTTCATTTTCAAACAACGACACCTTGTTCAGTGGTTTTTATGCCTCTGAGGACAGCGTGATTGAAATGGAAAACGCCGAGGCGGTCACCATCAAGGCTCACAGCATGGTGACTTTTTCACAAAACGCCAAGGCAACACTAACCCAAGGTCGTGGCGTTTTAGTGTGCATCAGCGGATAA
- the tnpA gene encoding IS66 family insertion sequence element accessory protein TnpA: MTKPYTRRSSSEWQKIIEDQAESGLSAPQYCKRHQVSVSVTISTPKTTQSALLT; this comes from the coding sequence ATGACTAAGCCTTATACCCGTCGTTCTTCTTCTGAATGGCAAAAAATCATTGAAGATCAAGCCGAGTCTGGTTTATCAGCCCCTCAATACTGTAAACGGCATCAAGTGAGTGTAAGCGTCACTATATCCACCCCTAAAACAACACAATCCGCTCTGTTAACCTAA
- a CDS encoding DUF2493 domain-containing protein, with amino-acid sequence MKVAIIGSRSFSDYFLVEEALRTSIDLNTITVIISGGAKGADTLAEKFATDYSLEIQVFKPDWKLYGRGAGIVRNKHIIESADKVFAFWDGKSKGTLNSIKTAKKLGKDLTIIEY; translated from the coding sequence ATGAAAGTAGCCATCATTGGTTCCCGATCCTTCTCTGACTACTTTTTAGTTGAAGAAGCCCTAAGGACAAGCATAGACCTCAACACCATTACCGTCATCATTTCTGGTGGCGCAAAAGGTGCCGACACGTTAGCCGAAAAGTTTGCCACTGATTATTCCTTAGAAATCCAAGTATTCAAACCAGACTGGAAGCTCTATGGTCGTGGTGCAGGTATTGTCCGTAACAAACACATTATTGAAAGCGCCGACAAAGTATTTGCCTTCTGGGACGGGAAGTCGAAGGGGACACTCAATTCGATAAAGACCGCTAAAAAGCTAGGAAAAGATTTAACTATTATTGAATATTAA